In one window of Cydia fagiglandana chromosome 1, ilCydFagi1.1, whole genome shotgun sequence DNA:
- the LOC134671240 gene encoding UV excision repair protein RAD23 homolog: MKCVFVSFIIVTILIIQSRQHFITPLHHCVLAEICNHTRLTVCGQDKKNSELRIFNDECDLFELNCDGHRDFVPVNYSECFQQIKNKMPVDIYSSPRRYNKNILQNMNEERVEAKTTVTLKGFRLRNPTLWLPETTVTLTTTPTTSTTPAPTTTTPAPTMTTPTTTPAPITYPAPTITPALTNTLAPTTTPAPTTTPAPTTTSTTTPAPTTTPAPTTTTSIATPAPTTTPAPTTTTPTTTPTLTTTTTTTTPTTTTTARISTVILRKETVWRNGKLYMKLVKGLIPT; the protein is encoded by the exons ATGAAATGCGTTTTTGTAAGctttattattg TAACTATTTTAATAATCCAATCCcgtcaacattttataaca CCACTTCATCATTGTGTTCTGGCTGAAATCTGCAACCACACACGGTTAACGGTTTGCGGACAGGATAAGAAGAATTCCGAACTCCGGATTTTCAACGACGAATGTGACTTGTTTGAGTTAAATTGCGACGGTCATAGAg ACTTCGTACCAGTTAATTATTCAGAATGTTTtcaacaaataaaaaacaaaatgccAGTAGATATTTATAGTAGCCCAAGaagatataataaaaatatattgcaGAATATGAATGAAGAAAGGGTGGAAGCAAAGACGACGGTTACTTTGAAAGGGTTTCGGTTAAGGAATCCAACATTGTGGCTACCTGAAACCACTGTTACTCTTACTACGACCCCTACTACTTCTACGACTCCTgctcctactactactactcctGCTCCTACTATGACTACTCCTACTACTACTCCTGCTCCTATTACTTATCCTGCTCCTACTATTACTCCTGCTCTTACTAATACTCTTGCTCCTACTACTACTCCTGCTCCTACTACTACTCCTGCTCCTACTACTACTTCTACTACTACTCCCGCTCCTACTACTACTCCTGCTCCAACTACTACTACTTCTATTGCTACTCCTGCTCCTACTACTACCCCTgctcctactactactactcctACTACTACTCCTActcttactactactactactactactactcctactactactactacggcGAGAATATCTACAGTCATATTAAGAAAGGAGACGGTTTGGAGAAATGGAAAATTATATATGAAATTAGTAAAAGGTCTAATACCCACATGA